A region from the Canis lupus dingo isolate Sandy chromosome X, ASM325472v2, whole genome shotgun sequence genome encodes:
- the SLC25A5 gene encoding ADP/ATP translocase 2, whose translation MTDAAVSFAKDFLAGGVAAAISKTAVAPIERVKLLLQVQHASKQITADKQYKGIIDCVVRIPKEQGVLSFWRGNLANVIRYFPTQALNFAFKDKYKQIFLGGVDKRTQFWRYFAGNLASGGAAGATSLCFVYPLDFARTRLAADVGKAGAEREFRGLGDCLVKIYKSDGIRGLYQGFNVSVQGIIIYRAAYFGIYDTAKGMLPDPKNTHIFISWMIAQSVTAVAGLTSYPFDTVRRRMMMQSGRKGTDIMYTGTLDCWRKIARDEGGKAFFKGAWSNVLRGMGGAFVLVLYDEIKKFT comes from the exons ATGACAGATGCCGCTGTGTCCTTCGCCAAGGACTTCCTGGCGGGTGGAGTGGCCGCTGCCATCTCCAAGACGGCGGTCGCGCCCATCGAGCGGGTCAAGCTGCTGCTGCAG GTGCAGCACGCCAGCAAGCAAATCACTGCAGATAAGCAATACAAGGGCATTATAGACTGCGTGGTTCGTATTCCCAAGGAGCAGGGAGTCCTGTCCTTCTGGCGTGGTAACCTGGCCAATGTCATCAGATACTTCCCCACCCAGGCTCTCAACTTCGCCTTCAAAGATAAATACAAGCAGATTTTCCTGGGTGGTGTGGACAAGAGAACCCAGTTTTGGCGCTACTTTGCAGGGAACCTGGCGTCAGGTGGCGCCGCTGGGGCCACATCCTTGTGTTTTGTGTATCCTCTCGATTTTGCCCGAACCCGTCTAGCAGCTGATGTGGGCAAAGCTGGAGCTGAAAGAGAATTCAGAGGGCTCGGTGACTGCCTGGTTAAGATCTACAAGTCTGATGGGATTAGGGGCCTGTACCAAGGCTTTAACGTATCTGTGCAGGGTATTATCATCTACCGAGCTGCCTACTTCGGTATCTATGACACTGCAAAGG GAATGCTTCCAGATCCCAAGAATACTCACATTTTCATCAGCTGGATGATCGCACAATCCGTCACAGCAGTGGCTGGGTTGACTTCCTACCCATTTGACACTGTTCGTCGCCGGATGATGATGCAGTCAGGGCGCAAAGGAA CTGACATCATGTACACAGGCACGCTCGACTGCTGGAGGAAGATTGCCCGTGATGAAGGAGGCAAAGCTTTTTTCAAGGGGGCATGGTCCAATGTTCTCAGAGGCATGGGTGGTGCTTTTGTGCTTGTATTGTATGATGAAATCAAGAAGTTCACATAA